In Polaribacter sp. L3A8, a genomic segment contains:
- a CDS encoding DUF262 domain-containing protein has protein sequence MDFYRKTTLGLFDSSQKSFIIPVYQRAYSWEKEQWETFLNDLTEQIEGQNNYFFGNILLETLKKDTKYEIIDGQQRITTLTIFIRAILNVLANRKNDILFEEFDFQTKESIYLKNGGNIKLRPVEYDRACFDAVIIDNKNNFESNTLSQDRIKKSKKFFENELNKFSTEKVLRVLEKIETTDLTVIELEGKKDSALMFELENNRGKDLTNMEKIKSYFMYQMYVYSEPEVVESNIENVSNIFKLIYLIINDFKKLNEDSVLIYHNNAYIKGYNYRTLEDVKEVFKKSNDKIDWIKGYITELHTSFSNMKKFENSKIIML, from the coding sequence ATGGATTTTTACAGAAAAACTACTTTAGGACTTTTTGATAGTTCTCAAAAATCATTTATAATTCCAGTTTACCAAAGAGCATATTCGTGGGAAAAAGAACAATGGGAAACTTTTCTAAACGATTTAACCGAACAAATAGAAGGTCAAAATAATTATTTTTTTGGAAACATACTTTTAGAAACTTTAAAGAAAGATACTAAATACGAAATCATTGACGGACAACAAAGAATTACAACATTAACAATTTTCATTCGTGCTATTCTAAACGTTTTAGCAAACAGAAAAAATGACATTTTATTTGAGGAATTTGACTTTCAAACAAAAGAAAGTATTTACTTGAAAAATGGTGGGAATATTAAACTTCGTCCTGTAGAATATGATAGAGCCTGTTTTGATGCTGTAATTATAGATAACAAAAACAATTTTGAATCCAATACACTTTCACAAGACAGAATAAAAAAATCAAAAAAATTCTTTGAAAATGAACTTAATAAATTTTCAACAGAAAAAGTACTTCGTGTTTTAGAAAAAATCGAAACTACAGATTTAACTGTAATTGAACTTGAGGGAAAAAAAGATTCAGCGTTAATGTTTGAACTTGAAAATAATAGAGGAAAAGATTTGACCAATATGGAGAAAATCAAATCCTATTTTATGTATCAAATGTACGTTTACAGCGAACCAGAAGTTGTCGAATCAAATATCGAAAATGTTTCAAATATCTTCAAACTAATATATCTAATCATAAATGACTTCAAAAAACTTAATGAAGATAGTGTTTTAATATATCACAATAATGCATACATAAAAGGTTATAATTATAGAACATTAGAGGATGTAAAAGAGGTCTTTAAAAAATCAAATGACAAAATAGATTGGATTAAAGGTTATATAACTGAACTTCATACTTCATTTTCAAATATGAAAAAATTTGAAAATTCAAAAATCATTATGCTTTAA
- a CDS encoding HNH endonuclease family protein produces MVLDIKNKLNETWYWGDNNVKSYLNGAMYGNKVLNYLLWQYENSIQNKGYSIKNFSIENEQIEHISPQTPTNGEPLETGYDVDEQNEYSEDFLTNTINSLGNLMLISGSHNASIGNKPFSHKVKSYNQNPLLNQQAEIKDYATIENENSFWKSDSIIKRHNYIVGFATKIWNFDNINLYHLKDDLEEIEELEIQNTSELETKLIEPNNLKPKRNGKLSIELNPNLESEFKQLLLEKKQAYITTFYENGTSKQRIWKANSFKESSGVMGNLRSRPEFRSGKWEENGIEKVYVSIEKTE; encoded by the coding sequence TTGGTTTTAGACATAAAGAATAAACTTAATGAAACTTGGTATTGGGGAGATAACAATGTGAAAAGTTACCTAAATGGAGCAATGTATGGAAATAAGGTATTGAATTATCTGCTATGGCAATATGAAAATTCAATACAAAATAAGGGTTATAGTATTAAAAATTTCTCAATAGAAAATGAGCAAATCGAACATATTTCACCACAGACACCAACAAATGGAGAACCTTTAGAAACTGGATATGACGTTGATGAACAGAATGAATATTCAGAAGATTTCTTAACGAATACAATAAATAGTTTGGGAAATTTAATGCTTATTTCTGGTTCACATAATGCGTCTATTGGAAATAAACCTTTTTCTCATAAAGTTAAATCTTATAACCAAAACCCACTTTTAAATCAACAAGCAGAAATAAAAGATTACGCAACAATTGAAAATGAAAATTCTTTTTGGAAATCAGATTCAATTATAAAAAGGCATAATTATATTGTCGGATTTGCAACAAAAATTTGGAATTTTGATAATATAAATTTGTACCATTTAAAAGACGATTTAGAAGAAATTGAGGAGTTGGAAATTCAAAACACTTCTGAATTAGAAACTAAACTTATAGAACCAAATAACTTAAAACCAAAAAGAAACGGAAAGTTATCAATAGAATTGAATCCTAATTTAGAATCTGAATTTAAACAACTTTTACTCGAAAAAAAGCAAGCGTATATTACAACATTTTATGAAAATGGAACATCCAAACAACGTATTTGGAAAGCGAACAGTTTTAAAGAAAGTTCAGGAGTAATGGGAAATTTACGTTCAAGACCCGAATTTAGAAGCGGAAAATGGGAGGAAAATGGAATTGAAAAAGTTTACGTATCAATAGAAAAAACCGAATAA
- a CDS encoding IS30 family transposase — MELKKHRRLTLKERVIIQTLLIEKKSKSYIAKKLKRAPSTITREVNKWVQKKEDNYDAELAHWCVKEDYLNKRNLDKISTYSLLKFFVYRGLLSNWTPEQISGRLKELYPNDPIMSISHEAIYRHIYTRPQARLNKKLIKLLVRKKTRRRTPKKRRGGGSKIINQVSIDNRPQHIELRNEVGHWEGDLVIGKNHKSAIGTIVERKTRFTLIVKLESKKAGEVANEFSKILNKLNPIYKKTMTYDNGIEMARHEKITQNTGMKIYFAHPYSSWERGTNENTNGLIRRYLPKGTNFNEIDINQLLIIQEKLNNRPRKIIGYKTPKEMMDLELKFVA; from the coding sequence ATGGAATTAAAAAAACATAGAAGATTAACTTTAAAAGAAAGAGTGATTATTCAGACACTTTTAATAGAAAAAAAGTCAAAATCATACATCGCTAAAAAACTAAAAAGAGCACCCTCAACAATTACAAGAGAAGTGAATAAATGGGTGCAGAAAAAGGAAGATAATTACGATGCTGAACTTGCTCATTGGTGTGTTAAAGAAGATTATTTAAACAAAAGAAACTTAGATAAAATAAGTACATATTCTCTACTTAAATTTTTTGTCTATAGAGGCCTTTTGTCAAACTGGACACCTGAACAAATTTCAGGAAGACTCAAAGAGCTGTATCCTAATGATCCAATAATGTCTATTTCTCACGAAGCTATTTATAGACATATTTACACAAGACCACAAGCACGTTTAAACAAAAAATTAATCAAACTATTAGTACGTAAAAAAACAAGACGTAGAACCCCTAAAAAAAGACGTGGTGGCGGATCTAAAATAATAAACCAAGTAAGTATTGACAATAGACCACAGCATATTGAACTTAGAAATGAAGTCGGACATTGGGAAGGTGATTTAGTCATTGGAAAGAACCATAAAAGCGCTATTGGAACTATAGTAGAACGCAAAACTAGATTTACTTTAATTGTAAAATTAGAGTCCAAAAAAGCAGGTGAAGTAGCCAATGAGTTTTCTAAAATATTAAACAAATTAAATCCTATTTATAAAAAAACAATGACTTACGACAACGGAATTGAAATGGCTAGACACGAAAAAATTACTCAAAATACGGGAATGAAAATATACTTTGCTCACCCCTATTCTTCCTGGGAAAGAGGAACAAATGAAAATACGAACGGACTCATTAGAAGGTATCTGCCAAAGGGAACTAATTTTAATGAAATTGACATTAATCAACTCCTAATTATTCAAGAAAAATTGAACAACAGACCTCGAAAAATTATTGGTTATAAAACACCTAAAGAAATGATGGATTTAGAACTTAAATTTGTAGCTTAG
- a CDS encoding transposase — protein sequence MKYKKWTLEQKLEILSVSEEIGIVEACRKYSVSTGTFYSWKKKFEHKGEAGLKVTYDTKSKELKAAEEENRVLRKLLSDREIELEVQRELLKKSLGRPIQERSSRHYL from the coding sequence ATGAAATACAAGAAATGGACTTTAGAACAGAAGTTAGAAATACTATCTGTTTCCGAAGAAATAGGTATCGTTGAGGCCTGCCGAAAATACAGCGTAAGTACTGGCACTTTCTATAGTTGGAAAAAGAAGTTTGAGCACAAAGGAGAAGCAGGTTTAAAAGTTACCTATGACACTAAAAGTAAAGAACTTAAAGCAGCTGAAGAAGAGAATCGAGTGTTACGAAAATTGCTGAGTGATAGAGAAATCGAGCTTGAAGTGCAACGTGAGCTTTTAAAAAAAAGTTTGGGACGTCCGATCCAAGAAAGATCTAGTAGACACTATTTATAA
- a CDS encoding DDE-type integrase/transposase/recombinase: MKEEGLLKLDNRIDRSGSGRKFVKFRKVQTSRPLECLEMDIKMVWIPSVGKNAYLLSVIDVHTRRILKDYFSFTIKQNHVIALLSELFENYDYPQNVVIRSDNGSQFIAKKVREYLGLIGVQQEFTHVATPEENAHIEAYHGILKKEVFNRWDYQYFGEIEQILKRFVKFYNNRRLHGLLGRITPMEKWNADEHLIRMKKLTA; encoded by the coding sequence ATGAAGGAAGAAGGCTTGTTGAAACTTGATAATAGGATAGATAGAAGTGGTTCTGGACGCAAGTTTGTAAAGTTTAGAAAGGTGCAAACTTCTAGACCTTTAGAATGCCTGGAGATGGATATAAAGATGGTTTGGATACCAAGTGTAGGAAAGAATGCTTATTTACTATCAGTTATTGACGTTCACACTCGAAGAATATTAAAAGACTATTTTTCTTTTACTATTAAACAAAATCACGTTATAGCGCTACTTTCTGAGTTGTTTGAAAATTATGACTACCCTCAAAACGTGGTCATTAGAAGTGATAATGGAAGCCAGTTTATAGCAAAAAAAGTACGTGAATATTTAGGTCTCATTGGAGTGCAACAAGAATTTACACACGTAGCAACCCCAGAAGAGAATGCACATATAGAAGCCTATCATGGAATATTGAAAAAAGAAGTCTTTAATAGGTGGGACTACCAATATTTTGGAGAAATAGAGCAAATACTAAAACGCTTCGTGAAATTTTATAATAATAGAAGACTTCACGGCTTGTTAGGACGTATAACACCAATGGAAAAATGGAATGCAGATGAACATCTTATTAGAATGAAAAAGTTAACCGCTTAA
- a CDS encoding DUF1444 family protein encodes MDEVIERYSNASGDVYNKDKEINVNRIVPIIKPSDYFEQLKTLGNSVKDYKIPELIWEPYNEDLIIVYAEDREESIHYFNQEEFEKLEISKDTLLEFSVNNLNNVLPKIEKVGEDGNFGLIAGGDYEVSLMLMTDIWTKENFDVNGEIIIAIPNRNLVFITGSNDKEAIEKLKGTVKESFETGNHSISTNFYKWNGKKFEKI; translated from the coding sequence ATTGATGAAGTCATCGAAAGATATTCCAATGCTTCTGGAGATGTTTATAACAAAGACAAAGAAATTAACGTCAATAGAATTGTTCCAATCATTAAACCTAGTGACTATTTTGAACAATTAAAAACTCTTGGGAATTCTGTTAAGGACTATAAAATCCCTGAATTAATATGGGAACCTTACAATGAAGATTTGATTATTGTTTACGCAGAGGACAGGGAAGAAAGTATCCATTATTTTAACCAAGAGGAATTTGAAAAACTTGAAATTTCAAAAGACACTCTTTTGGAATTTTCTGTGAATAACTTGAACAATGTTTTACCGAAAATTGAGAAAGTTGGAGAAGATGGGAATTTCGGACTGATTGCAGGAGGAGATTATGAAGTTAGTCTGATGTTAATGACTGACATTTGGACAAAAGAAAACTTTGATGTCAATGGAGAAATTATAATCGCAATTCCAAATCGTAATTTAGTTTTCATAACAGGCTCAAATGACAAAGAGGCAATTGAAAAACTGAAAGGAACTGTCAAGGAAAGTTTTGAAACTGGAAACCATTCTATATCGACCAATTTTTATAAATGGAATGGAAAAAAGTTTGAAAAAATATAA
- a CDS encoding IS110 family transposase: MNKYKEIFGVDISKDVFDVYGSTSGHDQFKNDELGFKIFLKNLPKNSLVIMEATGYYHYRLAQFLYKQSIFVSVVNPLSVKRFIQMKLSKVKTDKSDAKAICEYGGINEVPLYTALTNVQSECLQLFRLLDSDIKKRTAVKNKIHGEEVLGIPSKWVYGSLKRTKKHLDKEILGIETKVLSLVKQDQQAQLTLLTSIPGIGLKTALFLIVITDGFRKFETASQLCSYVGITPTIRVSGSSVRGRSRISKVGNRKLRNLLFLCAFTACKHNKGCREIYERIVNKGKSKKLALIAVSNKLIKQSFAIAKSGLPYDETYVSVLSK, encoded by the coding sequence ATGAATAAATATAAGGAAATTTTTGGAGTTGACATCAGTAAAGACGTTTTTGATGTTTATGGAAGTACAAGTGGTCATGATCAGTTTAAAAATGATGAATTAGGGTTTAAAATATTCTTAAAAAATCTCCCTAAAAACTCATTAGTAATTATGGAAGCAACGGGTTATTACCATTACAGGTTAGCTCAGTTTTTATACAAACAAAGCATTTTTGTATCTGTTGTAAATCCTTTATCTGTAAAGCGTTTTATCCAAATGAAATTGTCTAAAGTAAAGACGGATAAAAGTGATGCAAAGGCTATCTGTGAATATGGAGGCATCAATGAAGTTCCATTGTATACTGCTCTTACCAATGTTCAGAGTGAGTGCTTACAGTTGTTTAGATTATTAGATAGTGATATTAAAAAACGCACAGCGGTAAAGAATAAAATTCACGGAGAAGAAGTTTTAGGGATTCCCTCTAAGTGGGTTTATGGTTCTTTAAAACGGACTAAAAAACATTTAGATAAAGAGATTTTAGGAATCGAAACAAAAGTACTTTCGTTAGTAAAACAAGACCAGCAAGCACAATTAACATTACTAACTAGTATTCCAGGGATAGGTTTGAAAACGGCATTGTTTTTAATCGTAATTACTGATGGGTTTAGGAAGTTTGAAACGGCTTCACAATTATGTAGTTATGTAGGGATCACTCCAACGATAAGAGTGTCTGGAAGTAGTGTACGTGGAAGAAGTAGAATAAGTAAGGTTGGAAATAGGAAACTACGAAACCTCTTGTTTCTCTGTGCTTTTACAGCTTGTAAACATAATAAAGGATGTCGTGAGATTTATGAGCGAATTGTTAACAAGGGTAAGAGTAAGAAATTGGCTTTAATAGCGGTTTCAAATAAATTGATAAAACAGAGTTTTGCTATCGCAAAATCAGGTTTACCATATGACGAAACGTACGTTTCTGTTTTATCAAAATAA